A genome region from Nycticebus coucang isolate mNycCou1 chromosome 22, mNycCou1.pri, whole genome shotgun sequence includes the following:
- the MIB2 gene encoding E3 ubiquitin-protein ligase MIB2 isoform X9 gives MDPDPQAGVQVSATPTSSVTIARSMGCGACAGSAVFALTTTSARSATCRPGMTLLMPLSATRLLTHARGEGKPGRVADIRGWDVETGRSVASVTWADGTTNVYRVGHKGKVDLKCVAEAAGGFYYKEHLPRLGKPAELQRRVSADGQPFQHGDKVKCLLDTDILREMQEGHGGWNPRMAEFIGQTGTVHRITDRGDVRVQFNHETRWTFHPGALTKHNSFWVGDVVRVIDDLDAVKRLQAGHGEWTDDMAPALGHVGKVVKVFGDGNLRVAVGGQRWTFSPSCLVAYRPEEDTNLDVAERARENKSGAPAQVASGWWGCLWPTVTSAISPGSLSMALDKLRAQKSDPEHPGRLVVEVALGNVVRALDLLQRHPQQVDNKNQGRTALQVAAYLGQVELVRLLLQARAGVDLPDEEGNTALHYAALGNQPEAARVLLSARCGADALNNTRSTALHVAVQRGFLEVVRILCEHGCDVNLPDAHADTPLHSAISAGAGASGIVEVLTEVPGIDVTATNSQGFTLLHHASLKGHALAVRKILARARQLVDAKKEDGFTALHLAALNNHCEVAQILIREGRCDVNVRNRKLQSPLHLAVQQGHVGLVLLLVDAGCSVNTEDEEGDTALHVALQRHQMLPLVADGAGGDPGPLQLLSRLQASGLPGGAELTVGAAVARFLAQEGADPSYANHRGRSPMDLAEGRLLKALQSCAQRFRERQAGGSVAPGPPHGLSTPNTVTNLHVAAAGLEAAECLVCSELALLVLFAPCHHRTVCEECAHRMKKCIRCQMVISKKLRPDGSEVLSATPAPGPPRQLVEELQSRYRQMEERITCPICIDSHIRLVFQCGHGACAPCGAALSACPICRQPIRDRIQIFV, from the exons ATGGACCCAGACCCCCAGGCCGGTGTGCAG GTGTCCGCCACCCCAACATCATCTGTGACTATTGCAAGAAGCATGGGCTGCGGGGCATGCGCTGGAAGTGCCGTGTTTGCCCTGACTACGACCTCTGCACGCAGTGCTACATGCAGGCCAGGCATGACCTTGCTCATGCCTTTGAGCGCTACGAGACTGCTCACTCACGCCC gaggggaagggaagccaGGCCGAGTAGCAGACATCCGTGGCTGGGATGTGGAGACAGGCCGGAGTGTGGCCAGTGTGACATGGGCCGATGGTACCACCAATGTGTACCGTGTGGGCCACAAGGGCAAGGTGGACCTCAAGTGTGTGGCTGAGGCAGCAGGTGGCTTCTACTACAAGGAGCATCTTCCCAGGCTCG GTAAGCCGGCAGAGCTGCAGCGCAGAGTGAGTGCTGATGGCCAGCCCTTCCAGCATGGGGACAAGGTCAAGTGTCTGCTGGACACAGACATCCTGAGGGAGATGCAGGAGGGCCACGGTGGTTGGAACCCCAGGATGGCAGAG TTTATCGGACAGACGGGCACCGTGCACCGCATCACAGACCGAGGGGACGTGCGCGTGCAGTTCAACCATGAGACCCGCTGGACCTTCCATCCTGGGGCTCTCACCAAG CACAACTCCTTCTGGGTGGGCGATGTGGTCCGGGTCATTGATGATCTGGATGCTGTGAAGCGACTGCAGGCCGGGCATGGCGAGTGGACAGACGACATGGCCCCT GCTTTGGGCCATGTTGGCAAAGTGGTGAAAGTGTTTGGAGATGGGAACCTGCGAGTGGCAGTTGGTGGTCAGCGGTGGACCTTCAGTCCCTCCTGCCTGGTAGCCTACCGGCCTGAGGAGGACACCAACCTGGATGTGGCAGAGCGTGCCAGGGAGAACAAAAGTGGGGCACCAGCCCAGGTGGCCAGTGGGTGGTGGGGCTGCCTCTGGCCCACAGTGACCTCAGCCATATCCCCAGGCTCACTGAGCATGGCCTTGGACAAACTGCGGGCCCAGAAAAGTGATCCAGAACACCCAGGGAGGCTGGTGGTGGAAGTGGCTCTGGGCAACGTGGTCCGAGCTCTGGACCTGCTGCAGAGGCATCCACAACAG GTGGACAACAAGAACCAAGGTAGGACAGCCCTGCAGGTGGCTGCGTACCTGGGCCAGGTGGAGCTGGTGCGGCTGCTGCTGCAGGCGAGGGCAGGCGTGGACTTGCCAGATGAGGAGGGCAACACAGCACTGCACTACGCGGCCCTGGG GAACCAACCTGAGGCTGCCCGGGTACTCTTGAGTGCCAGGTGTGGGGCAGATGCACTCAACAACACCCGGAGCACAGCACTGCATGTGGCAGTGCAGAGGGGCTTCCTGGAGGTGGTGAGGATCCTGTGTGAACATGGCTGTGATGTCAACCTGCCT GATGCCCATGCCGACACACCCCTGCACTCTGCCATCTCAGCAGGAGCTGGTGCCAGTGGTATTGTTGAGGTACTCACCGAAGTGCCTGGAATTGATGTCACTGCCACCAACAGCCAGGGCTTCACACTGCTGCACCACGCGTCCCTCAAGGGCCATGCACT AGCTGTCAGGAAGATTCTGGCACGGGCACGGCAGCTGGTGGATGCCAAGAAGGAGGACGGGTTCACAGCACTACACTTGGCTGCCCTCAACAACCACTGTGAGGTGGCCCAGATCCTGATCAGGGAG GGCCGCTGTGATGTGAACGTGCGCAATAGGAAGCTCCAGTCCCCACTGCATCTGGCTGTGCAGCAggggcatgtggggctggtgctgctgctggtggATGCAGGCTGCAGTGTCAACACTGAGGATGAAGAAGGGGACACAGCTCTGCACGTGGCCCTACAGCGTCATCAGATGCTGCCTCTAGTGGCTGACGGGGCCGGGGGGGACCCAGGGCCCTTACAGCTGCTGTCCAGG CTACAGGCTTCGGGCCTCCCAGGGGGCGCGGAGCTGACGGTGGGCGCAGCCGTCGCCCGCTTCCTGGCGCAAGAGGGCGCCGACCCGAGTTACGCCAACCATCGCGGCCGGAGCCCAATGGACCTGGCTGAGGGCCGCCTGTTAAAGGCCCTGCAGAGCTGTGCCCAGCGCTTCCG GGAGCGGCAGGCAGGCGGCAGCGTGGCCCCGGGCCCCCCGCACGGGCTCAGCACCCCGAACACCGTGACAAACCTGCACGTGGCTGCCGCGGGGCTCGAGGCCGCGGAGTGCCTGGTGTGCTCTGAGCTGGCGCTGCTGGTGCTCTTCGCGCCGTGCCATCACCGCACTGTGTGCGAGG AGTGCGCGCACAGAATGAAGAAGTGCATCAGGTGCCAGATGGTCATCAGCAAGAAGCTGCGCCCAG ATGGCTCGGAGGTCTTGAGTGCCACGCCCGCTCCCGGCCCGCCGCGGCAGCTGGTGGAGGAGTTGCAGAGCCGCTACCGACAGATGGAGGAGCGCATCACCTGCCCCATCTGCATCGACAGCCACATCCGCCTCGTGTTCCAGTGCGGCCACGGCGCGTGCGCGCCCTGTGGCGCTGCGCTCAGCGCCTGCCCCATCTGCCGCCAGCCCATCCGCGACCGCATCCAGATCTTCGTATGA
- the MIB2 gene encoding E3 ubiquitin-protein ligase MIB2 isoform X4 produces the protein MDPDPQAGVQVGMRVVRGVDWKWGQQDGGEGNVGTVVELGRHGSPSTPDRTVVVQWDQGTRTNYRAGYQGAHDLLLYDNAQIGVRHPNIICDYCKKHGLRGMRWKCRVCPDYDLCTQCYMQARHDLAHAFERYETAHSRPVTLSPRQGIPRIPLRGIFQGAKVVRGPDWEWGSQDGGEGKPGRVADIRGWDVETGRSVASVTWADGTTNVYRVGHKGKVDLKCVAEAAGGFYYKEHLPRLGKPAELQRRVSADGQPFQHGDKVKCLLDTDILREMQEGHGGWNPRMAETGTVHRITDRGDVRVQFNHETRWTFHPGALTKHNSFWVGDVVRVIDDLDAVKRLQAGHGEWTDDMAPALGHVGKVVKVFGDGNLRVAVGGQRWTFSPSCLVAYRPEEDTNLDVAERARENKSSLSMALDKLRAQKSDPEHPGRLVVEVALGNVVRALDLLQRHPQQVDNKNQGRTALQVAAYLGQVELVRLLLQARAGVDLPDEEGNTALHYAALGNQPEAARVLLSARCGADALNNTRSTALHVAVQRGFLEVVRILCEHGCDVNLPDAHADTPLHSAISAGAGASGIVEVLTEVPGIDVTATNSQGFTLLHHASLKGHALAVRKILARARQLVDAKKEDGFTALHLAALNNHCEVAQILIREGRCDVNVRNRKLQSPLHLAVQQGHVGLVLLLVDAGCSVNTEDEEGDTALHVALQRHQMLPLVADGAGGDPGPLQLLSRLQASGLPGGAELTVGAAVARFLAQEGADPSYANHRGRSPMDLAEGRLLKALQSCAQRFRERQAGGSVAPGPPHGLSTPNTVTNLHVAAAGLEAAECLVCSELALLVLFAPCHHRTVCEECAHRMKKCIRCQMVISKKLRPDGSEVLSATPAPGPPRQLVEELQSRYRQMEERITCPICIDSHIRLVFQCGHGACAPCGAALSACPICRQPIRDRIQIFV, from the exons ATGGACCCAGACCCCCAGGCCGGTGTGCAGGTGGGCATGCGTGTGGTACGCGGCGTGGACTGGAAGTGGGGCCAACAGGATGGCGGCGAGGGCAACGTGGGCACAGTGGTGGAGCTCGGCCGTCATGGCAGCCCGTCAACCCCTGACCGCACGGTTGTCGTGCAGTGGGACCAGGGCACCCGCACCAACTACCGTGCTGGCTACCAGGGCGCCCATGACCTGTTGCTCTATGACAACGCCCAGATTG GTGTCCGCCACCCCAACATCATCTGTGACTATTGCAAGAAGCATGGGCTGCGGGGCATGCGCTGGAAGTGCCGTGTTTGCCCTGACTACGACCTCTGCACGCAGTGCTACATGCAGGCCAGGCATGACCTTGCTCATGCCTTTGAGCGCTACGAGACTGCTCACTCACGCCC TGTCACACTGAGTCCCCGCCAGGGCATCCCAAGGATCCCACTGAGGGGCATCTTCCAAGGGGCAAAGGTGGTGCGGGGCCCCGACTGGGAGTGGGGCTCACAGGATG gaggggaagggaagccaGGCCGAGTAGCAGACATCCGTGGCTGGGATGTGGAGACAGGCCGGAGTGTGGCCAGTGTGACATGGGCCGATGGTACCACCAATGTGTACCGTGTGGGCCACAAGGGCAAGGTGGACCTCAAGTGTGTGGCTGAGGCAGCAGGTGGCTTCTACTACAAGGAGCATCTTCCCAGGCTCG GTAAGCCGGCAGAGCTGCAGCGCAGAGTGAGTGCTGATGGCCAGCCCTTCCAGCATGGGGACAAGGTCAAGTGTCTGCTGGACACAGACATCCTGAGGGAGATGCAGGAGGGCCACGGTGGTTGGAACCCCAGGATGGCAGAG ACGGGCACCGTGCACCGCATCACAGACCGAGGGGACGTGCGCGTGCAGTTCAACCATGAGACCCGCTGGACCTTCCATCCTGGGGCTCTCACCAAG CACAACTCCTTCTGGGTGGGCGATGTGGTCCGGGTCATTGATGATCTGGATGCTGTGAAGCGACTGCAGGCCGGGCATGGCGAGTGGACAGACGACATGGCCCCT GCTTTGGGCCATGTTGGCAAAGTGGTGAAAGTGTTTGGAGATGGGAACCTGCGAGTGGCAGTTGGTGGTCAGCGGTGGACCTTCAGTCCCTCCTGCCTGGTAGCCTACCGGCCTGAGGAGGACACCAACCTGGATGTGGCAGAGCGTGCCAGGGAGAACAAAA GCTCACTGAGCATGGCCTTGGACAAACTGCGGGCCCAGAAAAGTGATCCAGAACACCCAGGGAGGCTGGTGGTGGAAGTGGCTCTGGGCAACGTGGTCCGAGCTCTGGACCTGCTGCAGAGGCATCCACAACAG GTGGACAACAAGAACCAAGGTAGGACAGCCCTGCAGGTGGCTGCGTACCTGGGCCAGGTGGAGCTGGTGCGGCTGCTGCTGCAGGCGAGGGCAGGCGTGGACTTGCCAGATGAGGAGGGCAACACAGCACTGCACTACGCGGCCCTGGG GAACCAACCTGAGGCTGCCCGGGTACTCTTGAGTGCCAGGTGTGGGGCAGATGCACTCAACAACACCCGGAGCACAGCACTGCATGTGGCAGTGCAGAGGGGCTTCCTGGAGGTGGTGAGGATCCTGTGTGAACATGGCTGTGATGTCAACCTGCCT GATGCCCATGCCGACACACCCCTGCACTCTGCCATCTCAGCAGGAGCTGGTGCCAGTGGTATTGTTGAGGTACTCACCGAAGTGCCTGGAATTGATGTCACTGCCACCAACAGCCAGGGCTTCACACTGCTGCACCACGCGTCCCTCAAGGGCCATGCACT AGCTGTCAGGAAGATTCTGGCACGGGCACGGCAGCTGGTGGATGCCAAGAAGGAGGACGGGTTCACAGCACTACACTTGGCTGCCCTCAACAACCACTGTGAGGTGGCCCAGATCCTGATCAGGGAG GGCCGCTGTGATGTGAACGTGCGCAATAGGAAGCTCCAGTCCCCACTGCATCTGGCTGTGCAGCAggggcatgtggggctggtgctgctgctggtggATGCAGGCTGCAGTGTCAACACTGAGGATGAAGAAGGGGACACAGCTCTGCACGTGGCCCTACAGCGTCATCAGATGCTGCCTCTAGTGGCTGACGGGGCCGGGGGGGACCCAGGGCCCTTACAGCTGCTGTCCAGG CTACAGGCTTCGGGCCTCCCAGGGGGCGCGGAGCTGACGGTGGGCGCAGCCGTCGCCCGCTTCCTGGCGCAAGAGGGCGCCGACCCGAGTTACGCCAACCATCGCGGCCGGAGCCCAATGGACCTGGCTGAGGGCCGCCTGTTAAAGGCCCTGCAGAGCTGTGCCCAGCGCTTCCG GGAGCGGCAGGCAGGCGGCAGCGTGGCCCCGGGCCCCCCGCACGGGCTCAGCACCCCGAACACCGTGACAAACCTGCACGTGGCTGCCGCGGGGCTCGAGGCCGCGGAGTGCCTGGTGTGCTCTGAGCTGGCGCTGCTGGTGCTCTTCGCGCCGTGCCATCACCGCACTGTGTGCGAGG AGTGCGCGCACAGAATGAAGAAGTGCATCAGGTGCCAGATGGTCATCAGCAAGAAGCTGCGCCCAG ATGGCTCGGAGGTCTTGAGTGCCACGCCCGCTCCCGGCCCGCCGCGGCAGCTGGTGGAGGAGTTGCAGAGCCGCTACCGACAGATGGAGGAGCGCATCACCTGCCCCATCTGCATCGACAGCCACATCCGCCTCGTGTTCCAGTGCGGCCACGGCGCGTGCGCGCCCTGTGGCGCTGCGCTCAGCGCCTGCCCCATCTGCCGCCAGCCCATCCGCGACCGCATCCAGATCTTCGTATGA
- the MIB2 gene encoding E3 ubiquitin-protein ligase MIB2 isoform X7, with translation MDPDPQAGVQVGMRVVRGVDWKWGQQDGGEGNVGTVVELGRHGSPSTPDRTVVVQWDQGTRTNYRAGYQGAHDLLLYDNAQIGVRHPNIICDYCKKHGLRGMRWKCRVCPDYDLCTQCYMQARHDLAHAFERYETAHSRPVTLSPRQGIPRIPLRGIFQGAKVVRGPDWEWGSQDGGEGKPGRVADIRGWDVETGRSVASVTWADGTTNVYRVGHKGKVDLKCVAEAAGGFYYKEHLPRLGKPAELQRRVSADGQPFQHGDKVKCLLDTDILREMQEGHGGWNPRMAEALGHVGKVVKVFGDGNLRVAVGGQRWTFSPSCLVAYRPEEDTNLDVAERARENKSSLSMALDKLRAQKSDPEHPGRLVVEVALGNVVRALDLLQRHPQQVDNKNQGRTALQVAAYLGQVELVRLLLQARAGVDLPDEEGNTALHYAALGNQPEAARVLLSARCGADALNNTRSTALHVAVQRGFLEVVRILCEHGCDVNLPDAHADTPLHSAISAGAGASGIVEVLTEVPGIDVTATNSQGFTLLHHASLKGHALAVRKILARARQLVDAKKEDGFTALHLAALNNHCEVAQILIREGRCDVNVRNRKLQSPLHLAVQQGHVGLVLLLVDAGCSVNTEDEEGDTALHVALQRHQMLPLVADGAGGDPGPLQLLSRLQASGLPGGAELTVGAAVARFLAQEGADPSYANHRGRSPMDLAEGRLLKALQSCAQRFRERQAGGSVAPGPPHGLSTPNTVTNLHVAAAGLEAAECLVCSELALLVLFAPCHHRTVCEECAHRMKKCIRCQMVISKKLRPDGSEVLSATPAPGPPRQLVEELQSRYRQMEERITCPICIDSHIRLVFQCGHGACAPCGAALSACPICRQPIRDRIQIFV, from the exons ATGGACCCAGACCCCCAGGCCGGTGTGCAGGTGGGCATGCGTGTGGTACGCGGCGTGGACTGGAAGTGGGGCCAACAGGATGGCGGCGAGGGCAACGTGGGCACAGTGGTGGAGCTCGGCCGTCATGGCAGCCCGTCAACCCCTGACCGCACGGTTGTCGTGCAGTGGGACCAGGGCACCCGCACCAACTACCGTGCTGGCTACCAGGGCGCCCATGACCTGTTGCTCTATGACAACGCCCAGATTG GTGTCCGCCACCCCAACATCATCTGTGACTATTGCAAGAAGCATGGGCTGCGGGGCATGCGCTGGAAGTGCCGTGTTTGCCCTGACTACGACCTCTGCACGCAGTGCTACATGCAGGCCAGGCATGACCTTGCTCATGCCTTTGAGCGCTACGAGACTGCTCACTCACGCCC TGTCACACTGAGTCCCCGCCAGGGCATCCCAAGGATCCCACTGAGGGGCATCTTCCAAGGGGCAAAGGTGGTGCGGGGCCCCGACTGGGAGTGGGGCTCACAGGATG gaggggaagggaagccaGGCCGAGTAGCAGACATCCGTGGCTGGGATGTGGAGACAGGCCGGAGTGTGGCCAGTGTGACATGGGCCGATGGTACCACCAATGTGTACCGTGTGGGCCACAAGGGCAAGGTGGACCTCAAGTGTGTGGCTGAGGCAGCAGGTGGCTTCTACTACAAGGAGCATCTTCCCAGGCTCG GTAAGCCGGCAGAGCTGCAGCGCAGAGTGAGTGCTGATGGCCAGCCCTTCCAGCATGGGGACAAGGTCAAGTGTCTGCTGGACACAGACATCCTGAGGGAGATGCAGGAGGGCCACGGTGGTTGGAACCCCAGGATGGCAGAG GCTTTGGGCCATGTTGGCAAAGTGGTGAAAGTGTTTGGAGATGGGAACCTGCGAGTGGCAGTTGGTGGTCAGCGGTGGACCTTCAGTCCCTCCTGCCTGGTAGCCTACCGGCCTGAGGAGGACACCAACCTGGATGTGGCAGAGCGTGCCAGGGAGAACAAAA GCTCACTGAGCATGGCCTTGGACAAACTGCGGGCCCAGAAAAGTGATCCAGAACACCCAGGGAGGCTGGTGGTGGAAGTGGCTCTGGGCAACGTGGTCCGAGCTCTGGACCTGCTGCAGAGGCATCCACAACAG GTGGACAACAAGAACCAAGGTAGGACAGCCCTGCAGGTGGCTGCGTACCTGGGCCAGGTGGAGCTGGTGCGGCTGCTGCTGCAGGCGAGGGCAGGCGTGGACTTGCCAGATGAGGAGGGCAACACAGCACTGCACTACGCGGCCCTGGG GAACCAACCTGAGGCTGCCCGGGTACTCTTGAGTGCCAGGTGTGGGGCAGATGCACTCAACAACACCCGGAGCACAGCACTGCATGTGGCAGTGCAGAGGGGCTTCCTGGAGGTGGTGAGGATCCTGTGTGAACATGGCTGTGATGTCAACCTGCCT GATGCCCATGCCGACACACCCCTGCACTCTGCCATCTCAGCAGGAGCTGGTGCCAGTGGTATTGTTGAGGTACTCACCGAAGTGCCTGGAATTGATGTCACTGCCACCAACAGCCAGGGCTTCACACTGCTGCACCACGCGTCCCTCAAGGGCCATGCACT AGCTGTCAGGAAGATTCTGGCACGGGCACGGCAGCTGGTGGATGCCAAGAAGGAGGACGGGTTCACAGCACTACACTTGGCTGCCCTCAACAACCACTGTGAGGTGGCCCAGATCCTGATCAGGGAG GGCCGCTGTGATGTGAACGTGCGCAATAGGAAGCTCCAGTCCCCACTGCATCTGGCTGTGCAGCAggggcatgtggggctggtgctgctgctggtggATGCAGGCTGCAGTGTCAACACTGAGGATGAAGAAGGGGACACAGCTCTGCACGTGGCCCTACAGCGTCATCAGATGCTGCCTCTAGTGGCTGACGGGGCCGGGGGGGACCCAGGGCCCTTACAGCTGCTGTCCAGG CTACAGGCTTCGGGCCTCCCAGGGGGCGCGGAGCTGACGGTGGGCGCAGCCGTCGCCCGCTTCCTGGCGCAAGAGGGCGCCGACCCGAGTTACGCCAACCATCGCGGCCGGAGCCCAATGGACCTGGCTGAGGGCCGCCTGTTAAAGGCCCTGCAGAGCTGTGCCCAGCGCTTCCG GGAGCGGCAGGCAGGCGGCAGCGTGGCCCCGGGCCCCCCGCACGGGCTCAGCACCCCGAACACCGTGACAAACCTGCACGTGGCTGCCGCGGGGCTCGAGGCCGCGGAGTGCCTGGTGTGCTCTGAGCTGGCGCTGCTGGTGCTCTTCGCGCCGTGCCATCACCGCACTGTGTGCGAGG AGTGCGCGCACAGAATGAAGAAGTGCATCAGGTGCCAGATGGTCATCAGCAAGAAGCTGCGCCCAG ATGGCTCGGAGGTCTTGAGTGCCACGCCCGCTCCCGGCCCGCCGCGGCAGCTGGTGGAGGAGTTGCAGAGCCGCTACCGACAGATGGAGGAGCGCATCACCTGCCCCATCTGCATCGACAGCCACATCCGCCTCGTGTTCCAGTGCGGCCACGGCGCGTGCGCGCCCTGTGGCGCTGCGCTCAGCGCCTGCCCCATCTGCCGCCAGCCCATCCGCGACCGCATCCAGATCTTCGTATGA
- the MIB2 gene encoding E3 ubiquitin-protein ligase MIB2 isoform X3 produces the protein MDPDPQAGVQVGMRVVRGVDWKWGQQDGGEGNVGTVVELGRHGSPSTPDRTVVVQWDQGTRTNYRAGYQGAHDLLLYDNAQIGVRHPNIICDYCKKHGLRGMRWKCRVCPDYDLCTQCYMQARHDLAHAFERYETAHSRPVTLSPRQGIPRIPLRGIFQGAKVVRGPDWEWGSQDGGEGKPGRVADIRGWDVETGRSVASVTWADGTTNVYRVGHKGKVDLKCVAEAAGGFYYKEHLPRLGKPAELQRRVSADGQPFQHGDKVKCLLDTDILREMQEGHGGWNPRMAEFIGQTGTVHRITDRGDVRVQFNHETRWTFHPGALTKHNSFWVGDVVRVIDDLDAVKRLQAGHGEWTDDMAPALGHVGKVVKVFGDGNLRVAVGGQRWTFSPSCLVAYRPEEDTNLDVAERARENKSSLSMALDKLRAQKSDPEHPGRLVVEVALGNVVRALDLLQRHPQQVDNKNQGRTALQVAAYLGQVELVRLLLQARAGVDLPDEEGNTALHYAALGNQPEAARVLLSARCGADALNNTRSTALHVAVQRGFLEVVRILCEHGCDVNLPDAHADTPLHSAISAGAGASGIVEVLTEVPGIDVTATNSQGFTLLHHASLKGHALAVRKILARARQLVDAKKEDGFTALHLAALNNHCEVAQILIREGRCDVNVRNRKLQSPLHLAVQQGHVGLVLLLVDAGCSVNTEDEEGDTALHVALQRHQMLPLVADGAGGDPGPLQLLSRLQASGLPGGAELTVGAAVARFLAQEGADPSYANHRGRSPMDLAEGRLLKALQSCAQRFRERQAGGSVAPGPPHGLSTPNTVTNLHVAAAGLEAAECLVCSELALLVLFAPCHHRTVCEECAHRMKKCIRCQMVISKKLRPDGSEVLSATPAPGPPRQLVEELQSRYRQMEERITCPICIDSHIRLVFQCGHGACAPCGAALSACPICRQPIRDRIQIFV, from the exons ATGGACCCAGACCCCCAGGCCGGTGTGCAGGTGGGCATGCGTGTGGTACGCGGCGTGGACTGGAAGTGGGGCCAACAGGATGGCGGCGAGGGCAACGTGGGCACAGTGGTGGAGCTCGGCCGTCATGGCAGCCCGTCAACCCCTGACCGCACGGTTGTCGTGCAGTGGGACCAGGGCACCCGCACCAACTACCGTGCTGGCTACCAGGGCGCCCATGACCTGTTGCTCTATGACAACGCCCAGATTG GTGTCCGCCACCCCAACATCATCTGTGACTATTGCAAGAAGCATGGGCTGCGGGGCATGCGCTGGAAGTGCCGTGTTTGCCCTGACTACGACCTCTGCACGCAGTGCTACATGCAGGCCAGGCATGACCTTGCTCATGCCTTTGAGCGCTACGAGACTGCTCACTCACGCCC TGTCACACTGAGTCCCCGCCAGGGCATCCCAAGGATCCCACTGAGGGGCATCTTCCAAGGGGCAAAGGTGGTGCGGGGCCCCGACTGGGAGTGGGGCTCACAGGATG gaggggaagggaagccaGGCCGAGTAGCAGACATCCGTGGCTGGGATGTGGAGACAGGCCGGAGTGTGGCCAGTGTGACATGGGCCGATGGTACCACCAATGTGTACCGTGTGGGCCACAAGGGCAAGGTGGACCTCAAGTGTGTGGCTGAGGCAGCAGGTGGCTTCTACTACAAGGAGCATCTTCCCAGGCTCG GTAAGCCGGCAGAGCTGCAGCGCAGAGTGAGTGCTGATGGCCAGCCCTTCCAGCATGGGGACAAGGTCAAGTGTCTGCTGGACACAGACATCCTGAGGGAGATGCAGGAGGGCCACGGTGGTTGGAACCCCAGGATGGCAGAG TTTATCGGACAGACGGGCACCGTGCACCGCATCACAGACCGAGGGGACGTGCGCGTGCAGTTCAACCATGAGACCCGCTGGACCTTCCATCCTGGGGCTCTCACCAAG CACAACTCCTTCTGGGTGGGCGATGTGGTCCGGGTCATTGATGATCTGGATGCTGTGAAGCGACTGCAGGCCGGGCATGGCGAGTGGACAGACGACATGGCCCCT GCTTTGGGCCATGTTGGCAAAGTGGTGAAAGTGTTTGGAGATGGGAACCTGCGAGTGGCAGTTGGTGGTCAGCGGTGGACCTTCAGTCCCTCCTGCCTGGTAGCCTACCGGCCTGAGGAGGACACCAACCTGGATGTGGCAGAGCGTGCCAGGGAGAACAAAA GCTCACTGAGCATGGCCTTGGACAAACTGCGGGCCCAGAAAAGTGATCCAGAACACCCAGGGAGGCTGGTGGTGGAAGTGGCTCTGGGCAACGTGGTCCGAGCTCTGGACCTGCTGCAGAGGCATCCACAACAG GTGGACAACAAGAACCAAGGTAGGACAGCCCTGCAGGTGGCTGCGTACCTGGGCCAGGTGGAGCTGGTGCGGCTGCTGCTGCAGGCGAGGGCAGGCGTGGACTTGCCAGATGAGGAGGGCAACACAGCACTGCACTACGCGGCCCTGGG GAACCAACCTGAGGCTGCCCGGGTACTCTTGAGTGCCAGGTGTGGGGCAGATGCACTCAACAACACCCGGAGCACAGCACTGCATGTGGCAGTGCAGAGGGGCTTCCTGGAGGTGGTGAGGATCCTGTGTGAACATGGCTGTGATGTCAACCTGCCT GATGCCCATGCCGACACACCCCTGCACTCTGCCATCTCAGCAGGAGCTGGTGCCAGTGGTATTGTTGAGGTACTCACCGAAGTGCCTGGAATTGATGTCACTGCCACCAACAGCCAGGGCTTCACACTGCTGCACCACGCGTCCCTCAAGGGCCATGCACT AGCTGTCAGGAAGATTCTGGCACGGGCACGGCAGCTGGTGGATGCCAAGAAGGAGGACGGGTTCACAGCACTACACTTGGCTGCCCTCAACAACCACTGTGAGGTGGCCCAGATCCTGATCAGGGAG GGCCGCTGTGATGTGAACGTGCGCAATAGGAAGCTCCAGTCCCCACTGCATCTGGCTGTGCAGCAggggcatgtggggctggtgctgctgctggtggATGCAGGCTGCAGTGTCAACACTGAGGATGAAGAAGGGGACACAGCTCTGCACGTGGCCCTACAGCGTCATCAGATGCTGCCTCTAGTGGCTGACGGGGCCGGGGGGGACCCAGGGCCCTTACAGCTGCTGTCCAGG CTACAGGCTTCGGGCCTCCCAGGGGGCGCGGAGCTGACGGTGGGCGCAGCCGTCGCCCGCTTCCTGGCGCAAGAGGGCGCCGACCCGAGTTACGCCAACCATCGCGGCCGGAGCCCAATGGACCTGGCTGAGGGCCGCCTGTTAAAGGCCCTGCAGAGCTGTGCCCAGCGCTTCCG GGAGCGGCAGGCAGGCGGCAGCGTGGCCCCGGGCCCCCCGCACGGGCTCAGCACCCCGAACACCGTGACAAACCTGCACGTGGCTGCCGCGGGGCTCGAGGCCGCGGAGTGCCTGGTGTGCTCTGAGCTGGCGCTGCTGGTGCTCTTCGCGCCGTGCCATCACCGCACTGTGTGCGAGG AGTGCGCGCACAGAATGAAGAAGTGCATCAGGTGCCAGATGGTCATCAGCAAGAAGCTGCGCCCAG ATGGCTCGGAGGTCTTGAGTGCCACGCCCGCTCCCGGCCCGCCGCGGCAGCTGGTGGAGGAGTTGCAGAGCCGCTACCGACAGATGGAGGAGCGCATCACCTGCCCCATCTGCATCGACAGCCACATCCGCCTCGTGTTCCAGTGCGGCCACGGCGCGTGCGCGCCCTGTGGCGCTGCGCTCAGCGCCTGCCCCATCTGCCGCCAGCCCATCCGCGACCGCATCCAGATCTTCGTATGA